A window of Methanolobus chelungpuianus genomic DNA:
TAACCCTACAGGAGCTTATACTTGAGCTTCAGAAAGCTGAAAAGGTGGAGACCCGAAGGAAAGACCGCAGCATCCGCAGGAGACTTGAGGAACGCTCTGCCGTAACCACTGATGAGGTGCTGGGTATCGCCCACGAAGAGGACATCCTGGGACGTGTCAAAAGCCTCGGGGAGAAGCTCAGACATGAGCTTGAGAGCCAGGAGTTCGTGAAGCTCTCCGATCTCCTGGGCGAGGACCGATCCGAGAACATAATGACCTATGTGTCCCTGCTTTTTCTTGCAACCGAGAAGAAGATATGGCTTACGCAGAGGGAACTCTTTGGCGAGCTGTACGTGTATCCTTTCAGTGGAGGCACTGAGGCAGTATAAAGAGGTGCACTGCAAGAATGAGTGACAGGGAAGCAATCGAGGCGGCTCTTTTTGCTGCCGGTTCGGCTATTGATGCTGCAACACTGGCAAGACTGATCAACAAGCCCAAAAAGCAGGTCGTTCCAATAGTCAGGAGCCTGATCGATGATTATGCGGCACGCGAAAGTGGTATCGAGATACTCGATATTGGAGAACGCTACGTGATGCAGGTAAAACCGGCCTACACGGATATAGTGCGTCCATTCGCGCCCAAGGAGTTGAGCGCCCCGATGCTGCGCACCCTTTCCATGATAGCGTATCACCAGCCTATTGTCCAGTCGGACCTGATAGACCAGCGGGGTAACTCCGCTTACGATCACATACGTGAGCTTAAGGAGAGAGGGCTCATCGAGGCAGTTCCCCACGGCAGGACCAAATTGCTGAAAACGGCTCCCCTGTTTGCGGATTATTTCGGGCTTGAGTCCAATGACCCTGAGCTTATCAAAAAGAAGATCGTGGAGCTTTCCAGACAGCAGAGCGGACAGAGCGGTCTCAACAAATGGCTTGGGCGCAGGTTCGTAGGAGTCACTCCCATGTACGAGTCCCTTATGGAGATGTGCGGCATCCGTGAATACCGGGTCATCAATGCCTACGATCCCACGGAAGAGGAACTGGAGGAGCTTGCCGATATCTACAAGCTTGTGGTCTCCAGGGGCTACAGGGAGCGCGTCAGCAGGTACTATGACGGCGAGATCATAGAAGTGGGCTCCACGACATTCAGCGACCTGACAGAAGCCATGAAGGCCCTGGAAAATGTTTCCGATCCTGAGAAAGTGAGGGAAAGTATCGTTCTTATAGAGGACCTTGAGGAAAGGTATGTTTCAAAGGCCCTTGTTTTCAGTAAAAAGGTCAAGCCCGCAACCGAGATGGTCGCCCGTATCGTGAAGGACCTGAGGCTCGGGGTATCATCGGAGGGTATAGTGATAGCTCCTGATTACGGCCTGTCGGGCGGAGGCATCAATGTGAGTGAGGGAGCCGATATACTTGTCCCGACACACAGGAATCTGGACGGCAGCCTTATTGAGCGTGTGTGCAGCAAATATGACTCTGTTCTTGGAGGCCTCAAAAAACTTGAAGGGTGAATACTTTATATAGGATGTTGTCCTGTCTATGCATAGGTGGGTCATGCATCAGTTAAATGCATTTATTTAAAAAGATATATAAACAAGAGGGTATAAGTTTATATATTGAATCGCTGAATATAACTCCGCTTTAAATACGAGGATATACCATGTCAGATTATAACATCAAGATCGAAAATGTAGTAGCGTCTACAAAGCTTGCAGAAGAGTTCGACCTTACCAAGATCGAGGCCGAATTCGAGGGTGCAGAGTACAATAAGCAGAAATTTCCCGGCCTCGTTTACAGGGTTTCCGACCCGAAGGCTGCATTCTTGGTGTTCACATCTGGAAAAGTGGTATGCACAGGCGCGAAGAATGTAGATGATGTCCATACCGTTATCGGCAACATGGCCAAAAAGCTCAACGCGATCGGCATCAAGACCATCGAGAAACCTGAGATAACCGTGCAGAACATAGTCGCTTCAGCAGACCTGCAGGCAGTCCTTAACCTGAATGCAATAGCTATCGGTCTTGGTCTTGAGAACATCGAGTATGAGCCCGAGCAGTTCCCGGGGCTTGTGTACCGCATCGAAGACCCCAAGGTAGTAGTGCTCATCTTCAGCTCGGGCAAGCTGGTGGTCACCGGCGGCAAGTCCCCTGAGAACTGTGAGCAGGGTGTTGAGGTCGTAAGGCAGCAGCTTGACAGCATGGGTCTCCTCTAAGCGGACAAGTGTGAGTACATTGTCGAATGAAGAAGTGTGTGTCCTGATACCCACACTGAACGAAGAAGCCACCATCGGACAGCTGATAAGGGATTTCAGGTCCGAGGGCTTCGATAATATCCTCGTCATCGACGGTCACAGTGCTGACGATACACGCCGCCTGGCTGAGGCCGAAGGCGCACGTGTCATCGTCCAGAACGGCAAAGGTAAAGGTCAGGCCATCCAGGAAGCGTTTACTATTATCAACAGTGAGTATGTTGTGATGGTGGATGGAGACGGCACCTATCTTGCAAGCGATATACACACTATCATGAAACCTCTCCTGGACGGCACTGCCGATCATGTTATGGGTAACAGGTTTGCGGATTATGAGGCCGGCGCTTTTACTAAACTTAACCATTTTGGTAACAGGGTGCTTAACAAGCTTTTTGGTTTTGCTTACGGCGAATGGCTTGATGACATCCTGACAGGTTACAGAGGCTACACCCGCAAGGCGGTAAAGTCTTTTGAGCTGAGGGAGGTAGGTTTTGAGATAGAGTCCGAGATGACCATCGACAGTATCAAGAAAGACCACCGGATAAAGGTTGTCCCGATATCGTATCTCAAAAGGCATCATAAGGCTGACACCAAGCTCAACCCGCTCAAGGACGGCGCCAGGATAGCCAAGACCATATACCGGATGGCGAAACTGCATAACCCCATGTTCTATTTCGGTATCATGGGTGTGGCATTCATGCTGGCGGGTCTTGTCACAGGTCTTTTCGTGGTCCTCCAGTGGGTGCAGGGCGTGACCCGCATACCTCTTACAATACTGACTGCCATCCTTCTTCTTGCAGGCTTCCAGATGTTCTTTTTCGGGATGCTTAGCGATCTGATCGTTTCCCTTCACAGGGAGAATATGCGCACCTTCCGTAAACTTGCGGAGGATATTGATTCCCTGCAGGAAAAAAAGGAATAACTGGCGCAGCTATACTTTCCTATTTCTTCAACCCCTTTTCACATGATCTTTTTCTTTCCGATTCGTTACTTTTGGAGGAGGATGCCTGCCTGATTCTCCTGCACGAGTAATTCGCCCGGCCAACACAAAACAAGTTTAGTTGGTGTCTGCACAAGTGAAGCCTGCCCACAGCATAAGGAACAAATATCTATCTTTAAACGATTGCGAGGCATATTTATTTCCACGAGTCGGTATCCCCAGATTTTAATGCAGTTTTACAAAATAAAGTTAGCTTGAATTGCATTAAAGTAAAATTTTTAAAAAGAGTTATATATGATATGATTCTTGTAGGGTACATCAAACAGCGAGGAACAGATCATGACGATAGTAACAGATGCAAAGAACGGTAAGATCACAGAAGAGATGAAGATCGTAGCCAAGAACGAAGGAAAGGACCCTGAGTTCATAAGGCGCGGAATTGCAGCAGGCAGGATCGTTATCCCTATGACCCCATACAGGGATATAAAGCTCTGCGGAATCGGTGAAGGCTTAAAGACCAAGGTCAATGCATCCATCGGCGCATCTTCAGACATCGTTGATGAGGAAATGGAAGTTGCAAAGGCAAAGGCAGCAGAGGCAGCAGGCGCAGACACGCTCATGGAACTCGGTACCGGCGGCGACTTCCTTGGTATCAGGAAGAAAGTGTGTGATGCAATATCCCTTTCAGTAGGCTCGGTGCCTCTCTACCAGGCATTCATCACAGCAGCAAAGAGGGACGGTTCCATTGTCCACATGACAGAGGACGACCTCTGGTATGCAACCGAGGAGCAGGCAAAACTCGGTACCAACTTCATGGCCATTCACACAGGTATCAACAACATAGTCCTTGACAGGCTCAAGGCTCACGGAAGGTACGGCGGTCTGTGTTCCCGTGGCGGTGCATTCATGAGCACATGGATGCTGCACAACGAGAAGGAAAATCCGCTTTATGCACAGTTCGACTATCTCTGTGAGATCCTCAAGGAACATGAAGTCACTCTTTCAACAGGTAACGGAATGCGCGCAGGTGCGGTCCACGATGCAACCGACAGGGCACAGGTCCAGGAACTTATCATCAACTCCGAGTGCGCACAAAAGGCACATGACAAATACGACCTTCAGGTTATCGTCGAAGGACCAGGTCACGTACCACTTGACCAGGTAGAAATGAACGTCAAGCTCATGAAGGCAATGAGCGGTGGAAAACCATTCTACATGCTCGGTCCGCTCGTATCGGACATCGGTGCAGGCCGGGACCACATAGTGACAGCCATCGGTGCATCAGCCTCAGCAGCAGCAGGATGTGACTTCCTCTGTTACGTAACACCGGCAGAACACCTTGCACTTCCAAACCTCCAGGACGTGGTTGAGGGTGTCAAGACCTCAAAGATCGCAGCACACGTCGGTGACATGGTCAAGTACCCGGAGACCGCTCGCGATATAGACCTTGCGATGGGAAGAGCACGTGCAAAACTTGACTGGGAAGCACAGTACAAGCTTGCACTCGACCCGGAACTCGCAAGGAGCATCAGGGACAGCAGGGCTCCGGGCGATGAGGACGCATGCACAATGTGCGGTGACTTCTGCGCGCTCAAGATCGTCAACAAGAGCTACAACCTCTTAAAGTAATGCCCCCGGGCATTACTTGTTTTCTTACCATTTTTTTTTGTTGCTTTCTCTTTCCGAGGTATCTTCTGTGCATCACTCAGGTTTTATAGTGCCGCGTAAATCCACCTATTATGACAATAGTGACCCTTACAACTGATTTCGGCACCCTCTACCCGGCATCGCTCAAGGCTGTGATACTCAGTATCTGTCCCGGCACAGATATCGTGGATGTCACCCACTCTGTCCCTCATGCAGATATACGTGCAGGCGCCTTTGCGCTCTGTAGCGTTATCGAGTATTTCCCTGCAGGGACAGTGCATGTAGCGGTTGTGGACCCCGGAGTGGGCACTTCCCGCAGGCCGATCGTTATCCACTCAGGCGGGCATTATTTCGTGGGTCCTGATAATGGTCTCATGGTCCCTGCTGCAAGGAAGCTGGGTGCTCCGGAGGTATTCGAGATCACCAACAGGGATCTTCTGGGTGCAGTCTCATCCACCTTTCACGGCAGGGATGTCTTTGCGCGTATAGGGGCCCTTATCGCAAAAGGTATGGATGTAAAGGAAGCAGGTGGCAGGATCGATGATCATGTCGATCTTGATATTTCAGGCGTGCTCGTGCGGGACGATTGTATAGGGGCAGAGGTCATCTTTATTGATGATTTCGGGAATGTGGTCACTAATATCCCTCGTGACCTTATATCTAAAAAAGTAACTCCCGGAGCGACGTTGCATATAAACAGCCACAATATTCCCTTCCTGCGAACATACGGACAGACTGCTGTCGGTGACCTGCTCTGCCTTGTAGGAAGCCACGGATTCTTCGAGATCGCAGTGAACCAGGGCAGTGCAGCACGGACATTGGGTCTGCACAATGGCGACCGGGTCTCTGTCAGGCTCCCGGGAAAGACTGCATAGGGATGTTCGCAGTCCTCATAGATCATATTTTTCTCGTTGCTGCCAGTAGTAATCCCGCCAGTGCAAGAATTCCTAATGTCATTTGCCGGTGACCTGCCTGCTTTACCCCGTCTGACTCCTTTACGTTGCCTATGAGTGCTTTTCCGCTGGTGACTGAGACAGGCAGTTTTGCACCTGTGGAGTTGGTAACCGTAACATCTCTGAGTTCTATGAGGGCTATATCTTCCTTTCCCAGAGCTGTAAACTCTATGCTTGCGAAAGTACCTGCTCCGAGTATCCTTTCCCTGCCCAGCATGAGCCCGTAAACACCACTTACCGTGCCGTTGGTGTTATCAATGATGCCAGACGAGAAGATGGTCTGTTCTCCGCTCTGCTTAAGGAAAGAGCCTTCTGAGACACGGGTGACCTCCAGCAGTGAAGGGTCGTACGTCAGTGTGAACTCGGCACCTGAGACCGATGCACCAGGCTCGATGAACACTTCGACAGAGAAGTTCCCGGTCTCGCTGACCCTCGCCGATTCAGGGAATATTCTTATGGTGGCCTCTGCGCCTGCTGTTGCTGTTATCACTGAAGCCGAAAGGATGAACAATAAGGTTATAGAAAGTATACTGCGGGTGTGTGGAGATATCATGGGATCAACCTGTGACTGATATATCTTATATTATTGACCAAATTATATATAATTAGTCTTTGATTAATACCCTGTTCACATCCAGTCATAGTGTCTCATGACCTCCAGATTGAAGTCATAGAGGAGGCTGTTCTCCACGTAGCCGAAGAAAAGGCATTTTCCGCAGTTTTCTGCCTTAATCCTCCTTTCCTCGCGTGTCCTTTCCCACACACTGGCAATACCCTCGCTGATATTGCCCAGTGGCTGCCTGTGCACCCGGCAGTTCTCTATGCTGCCGTCTGCCGCCACGCAGAGTATCAGGTCGCTGGCGTGGCATTTATAGTCCGTCCGCAGGTCCCTTACCATGGTAAGATAGGTCAGGGAGTTAATTATGGGATAGCCCTGTCCTTTCATTTCGATGATCCTGTCCACGGTAGCGCGGTATTTATCCATGTCCCTTATCCCGAGCTCATCCCAGGTGTCTCCGGCAATGCCTCCGAATTCGTACATGGGTTCAAAGGATATCTTCAGGTCATGGTCCCTTGCAAGCTCAATGAGCTCCCGGATGTCGTCAAGGTTCTTCCCGCTGATAACACAGTTCAGAAGCAACGGCTTGCCCATCACTTGCCTTGCCCTGATGATGCCGGGAAGTATCCTGTCAAAATCTATCCCCCGTATATCCTTATAACTGGAAGTGCCGTCGACAGATACGGAAAGATAGTCAAGGTGGACAAGCTCCTCAGCTCTTTTTTCCAGCAGGAGTCCATTGGTTATCATGGATGTGGTCATGCCGAGGGATTTGGCATGCTCGAATATCTGCGGCAGGTCCTTTCTTAATAGCGGCTCAACAGTCCAGGCATTGTAGACCTGGATGCCAAAATCCCTTGCCTCATCCAGAAGCCGGAATATCTCCTCCAGTCCCATCTGCGGCCCCTTCTCCTTCCAGTACTCACAGAAGCTGCATTGCATATTGCATGAAGAATTTACTGCATGGGAGAGGACGAAAGGCCTCTTTCTGATCCGCATCTGCCAGAGGGCTTTTGCGGCAGTGATTGGTGAAAAGTTTGCCATTGTGGATCTCTTTCTTTGGACGGAATTATAACTTTCTACATGATAAATGTGACAGTCACAGTGTGAGTTACTCAATATCCTGCGCTATTGATGTATAATACAGAATGCTTTTTAGTATTACGAATCTATAAAATTGTAGTCCAAAAGAAATATATACCATTGTGGCCGTATGCACGAGTGTTACAATATTTAGTATTTTTCATATCACTATCCATACCAGATCAACACTAAATCGATTGGAGTAGAGGCACAATGCACATACCTGATTCATTCTTACCCCTAAGTCATGCCCTTATTTACTGGGTCATTGCTCTTCCCTTCATCTACCTGTCGTTCAGGTGGGCAAGGAGGGAGATGGATGACATGAAAGTACCGGTCCTGGCAGCGCTTGCAGCCGGGATATTTGCCATACAGGCGCTTAACATCCCTATAGGCATGGGCACCAGCGGCCACATGGTCGGCGCAACGCTTGTAGCTATCATCTTCGGAAGCCCAATGGCCGGAGTGCTCGTACTGACACTGGTGCTGCTGGTCCAGGGTTTCGTCTTTGCGGACGGAGGCATAACAGCAATGGGCGCCAATATCCTGAACATGGGTGTCATTTCAGGTTTCACGGGATACTATGCTTTCGTGGCGTTAAGAAAAATGAAGCTGGGAATGA
This region includes:
- the scpB gene encoding SMC-Scp complex subunit ScpB — translated: MSDREAIEAALFAAGSAIDAATLARLINKPKKQVVPIVRSLIDDYAARESGIEILDIGERYVMQVKPAYTDIVRPFAPKELSAPMLRTLSMIAYHQPIVQSDLIDQRGNSAYDHIRELKERGLIEAVPHGRTKLLKTAPLFADYFGLESNDPELIKKKIVELSRQQSGQSGLNKWLGRRFVGVTPMYESLMEMCGIREYRVINAYDPTEEELEELADIYKLVVSRGYRERVSRYYDGEIIEVGSTTFSDLTEAMKALENVSDPEKVRESIVLIEDLEERYVSKALVFSKKVKPATEMVARIVKDLRLGVSSEGIVIAPDYGLSGGGINVSEGADILVPTHRNLDGSLIERVCSKYDSVLGGLKKLEG
- a CDS encoding TATA-box-binding protein; the encoded protein is MSDYNIKIENVVASTKLAEEFDLTKIEAEFEGAEYNKQKFPGLVYRVSDPKAAFLVFTSGKVVCTGAKNVDDVHTVIGNMAKKLNAIGIKTIEKPEITVQNIVASADLQAVLNLNAIAIGLGLENIEYEPEQFPGLVYRIEDPKVVVLIFSSGKLVVTGGKSPENCEQGVEVVRQQLDSMGLL
- the aglJ gene encoding S-layer glycoprotein N-glycosyltransferase AglJ, whose translation is MSNEEVCVLIPTLNEEATIGQLIRDFRSEGFDNILVIDGHSADDTRRLAEAEGARVIVQNGKGKGQAIQEAFTIINSEYVVMVDGDGTYLASDIHTIMKPLLDGTADHVMGNRFADYEAGAFTKLNHFGNRVLNKLFGFAYGEWLDDILTGYRGYTRKAVKSFELREVGFEIESEMTIDSIKKDHRIKVVPISYLKRHHKADTKLNPLKDGARIAKTIYRMAKLHNPMFYFGIMGVAFMLAGLVTGLFVVLQWVQGVTRIPLTILTAILLLAGFQMFFFGMLSDLIVSLHRENMRTFRKLAEDIDSLQEKKE
- the thiC gene encoding phosphomethylpyrimidine synthase ThiC, which produces MTIVTDAKNGKITEEMKIVAKNEGKDPEFIRRGIAAGRIVIPMTPYRDIKLCGIGEGLKTKVNASIGASSDIVDEEMEVAKAKAAEAAGADTLMELGTGGDFLGIRKKVCDAISLSVGSVPLYQAFITAAKRDGSIVHMTEDDLWYATEEQAKLGTNFMAIHTGINNIVLDRLKAHGRYGGLCSRGGAFMSTWMLHNEKENPLYAQFDYLCEILKEHEVTLSTGNGMRAGAVHDATDRAQVQELIINSECAQKAHDKYDLQVIVEGPGHVPLDQVEMNVKLMKAMSGGKPFYMLGPLVSDIGAGRDHIVTAIGASASAAAGCDFLCYVTPAEHLALPNLQDVVEGVKTSKIAAHVGDMVKYPETARDIDLAMGRARAKLDWEAQYKLALDPELARSIRDSRAPGDEDACTMCGDFCALKIVNKSYNLLK
- a CDS encoding SAM hydrolase/SAM-dependent halogenase family protein yields the protein MTIVTLTTDFGTLYPASLKAVILSICPGTDIVDVTHSVPHADIRAGAFALCSVIEYFPAGTVHVAVVDPGVGTSRRPIVIHSGGHYFVGPDNGLMVPAARKLGAPEVFEITNRDLLGAVSSTFHGRDVFARIGALIAKGMDVKEAGGRIDDHVDLDISGVLVRDDCIGAEVIFIDDFGNVVTNIPRDLISKKVTPGATLHINSHNIPFLRTYGQTAVGDLLCLVGSHGFFEIAVNQGSAARTLGLHNGDRVSVRLPGKTA
- a CDS encoding cohesin domain-containing protein is translated as MITATAGAEATIRIFPESARVSETGNFSVEVFIEPGASVSGAEFTLTYDPSLLEVTRVSEGSFLKQSGEQTIFSSGIIDNTNGTVSGVYGLMLGRERILGAGTFASIEFTALGKEDIALIELRDVTVTNSTGAKLPVSVTSGKALIGNVKESDGVKQAGHRQMTLGILALAGLLLAATRKI
- a CDS encoding radical SAM protein yields the protein MANFSPITAAKALWQMRIRKRPFVLSHAVNSSCNMQCSFCEYWKEKGPQMGLEEIFRLLDEARDFGIQVYNAWTVEPLLRKDLPQIFEHAKSLGMTTSMITNGLLLEKRAEELVHLDYLSVSVDGTSSYKDIRGIDFDRILPGIIRARQVMGKPLLLNCVISGKNLDDIRELIELARDHDLKISFEPMYEFGGIAGDTWDELGIRDMDKYRATVDRIIEMKGQGYPIINSLTYLTMVRDLRTDYKCHASDLILCVAADGSIENCRVHRQPLGNISEGIASVWERTREERRIKAENCGKCLFFGYVENSLLYDFNLEVMRHYDWM
- the cbiM gene encoding cobalt transporter CbiM encodes the protein MHIPDSFLPLSHALIYWVIALPFIYLSFRWARREMDDMKVPVLAALAAGIFAIQALNIPIGMGTSGHMVGATLVAIIFGSPMAGVLVLTLVLLVQGFVFADGGITAMGANILNMGVISGFTGYYAFVALRKMKLGMKSASFIGAWAGLLISAIAASVQLTFAGLFPLVAGITAMGTYHLIIGFVGEGLITAIAIAAIERSRPDLLENSFLNPEHGGNVA